The Candidatus Aenigmatarchaeota archaeon genome has a segment encoding these proteins:
- a CDS encoding PRC-barrel domain-containing protein, translated as MPITVKEITEMFGKDVFTDKGFYCGKVTDMEFDLSRFKVRSFVIEAAKGTFLGKMVGGKKGIIVPYQMIQSIGDVVLIKHISTPLPDEGGS; from the coding sequence ATGCCAATTACCGTGAAAGAAATCACAGAGATGTTTGGAAAGGATGTCTTCACCGACAAAGGTTTCTATTGTGGAAAGGTTACAGATATGGAATTTGACCTTTCTAGATTTAAGGTAAGGTCTTTTGTAATAGAGGCTGCAAAAGGAACATTTTTAGGAAAGATGGTTGGTGGAAAGAAGGGGATAATCGTTCCATACCAGATGATACAATCAATTGGAGATGTAGTTCTAATAAAACACATATCCACACCACTCCCAGATGAGGGAGGATCCTAG
- a CDS encoding PqqD family protein — protein sequence MKLPKRTKEMVWTRVGESYVLLDPDTKKNITIDPIAFMVWVQCDGQTDLESMTDVFSVDGNRDIVQAALKGILEKLEESGLITWKD from the coding sequence GTGAAGCTACCTAAAAGAACAAAAGAAATGGTATGGACTCGAGTTGGAGAGTCCTATGTCCTTCTCGATCCTGATACCAAGAAAAATATAACCATTGATCCAATAGCATTTATGGTCTGGGTCCAGTGTGACGGCCAAACTGATCTTGAAAGTATGACTGACGTCTTTTCAGTTGATGGTAACAGGGATATAGTTCAGGCAGCCTTAAAGGGTATACTTGAAAAACTAGAAGAATCTGGATTAATAACCTGGAAGGATTAA